The proteins below are encoded in one region of Candidatus Methylacidiphilales bacterium:
- a CDS encoding type I-C CRISPR-associated protein Cas8c/Csd1 — protein PDNEAIPPLAIFRLASTTVREAKDLPPDVPTQLYRAALEATAPSTALIKPILHQLHSRLARDEHYNLLSDESRFALLKLILNRNRNNNTMEIKTRLTTDTDDPAYNCGRLLAVLAAAQDKAHDYKLEGPGVAERYFGTASVSPASVFPLLLRLNRHHLNKISKSERFAGHERFLQEQIQNILSLFKPQQSGKPPAFPRTLDLQAQGRFALGFYQQAAEDHAARKAAMSGKPEPLAE, from the coding sequence CGCCCGACAACGAAGCCATCCCCCCGCTGGCCATCTTCCGCTTGGCCTCCACCACCGTTCGCGAGGCCAAAGACCTGCCCCCAGACGTGCCCACACAACTCTACCGCGCCGCCCTCGAAGCCACTGCGCCATCCACCGCGCTCATCAAGCCGATCCTCCACCAACTTCACTCCAGACTCGCCCGCGACGAACACTACAACCTCCTTTCCGACGAGAGCCGATTTGCTCTCCTCAAACTCATCCTCAACCGAAACCGAAACAACAACACCATGGAAATCAAAACCCGACTCACCACTGACACCGACGACCCAGCCTACAACTGCGGTCGTCTCCTCGCCGTCCTCGCCGCCGCACAGGACAAAGCCCATGACTACAAACTCGAAGGCCCAGGCGTCGCCGAACGCTATTTCGGCACTGCCTCAGTCTCCCCAGCCAGCGTATTCCCCCTACTCCTGCGGCTCAACCGCCACCACCTCAACAAAATCAGCAAGTCCGAGCGCTTCGCCGGCCACGAACGCTTCCTACAAGAACAAATCCAAAACATCCTCTCACTCTTCAAACCCCAACAATCCGGCAAACCGCCAGCCTTCCCTCGCACCCTCGATCTCCAGGCCCAGGGCCGGTTCGCCCTAGGCTTTTACCAACAAGCCGCCGAAGACCACGCGGCCCGCAAAGCCGCCATGTCCGGCAAACCCGAACCCCTAGCCGAATAA
- the cas7c gene encoding type I-C CRISPR-associated protein Cas7/Csd2 encodes MNNNHPLTNRHDFLLLFEVTNGNPNGDPDAGNLPRLDPNTNRGIVSDVCLKRKVRNYVELFPPTRISDTANGYNILIKQGAVIETEQKRSIKAAVDSLPKDAPDSKKAEAAKNWLCREFYDVRTFGGVLSTGDDVLKGSAFGQVRGPVQLTFAQSFHPITPLEVTITRCAVTKEEDAKKERTMGNKHIVPYALYAAKGYVSPAFAERTGFTQADLDLLWQALLHMFEHDRSAARGEMVVRGLYDFEHVGTQHPNNAEQNKREARLGCAHAHTLFEGIKVNLKDGKTFPESFADYHVQCTWTADNLPPGIVLHLRHEGRSIGPRRL; translated from the coding sequence ATGAACAACAACCACCCCCTCACCAACCGCCACGACTTCCTCCTCCTGTTTGAAGTCACCAACGGCAACCCCAACGGCGATCCAGACGCCGGCAACCTGCCGCGCCTCGACCCCAACACCAACCGCGGCATCGTCTCCGACGTCTGCCTCAAACGCAAAGTCCGCAACTATGTCGAACTATTCCCCCCCACACGCATCAGCGACACCGCCAACGGCTACAACATCCTCATCAAACAAGGTGCAGTCATTGAGACCGAGCAAAAACGCAGCATCAAAGCCGCTGTAGACTCCCTGCCCAAAGACGCGCCCGACTCCAAGAAAGCCGAAGCCGCCAAAAACTGGCTCTGCCGCGAATTCTACGACGTCCGCACTTTCGGCGGCGTCCTTTCCACAGGCGACGACGTGCTCAAAGGCTCCGCTTTCGGCCAAGTGCGCGGCCCCGTCCAACTCACCTTCGCCCAATCCTTCCACCCCATCACACCCCTGGAAGTCACCATCACGCGTTGCGCCGTGACGAAGGAGGAAGATGCCAAGAAAGAACGCACCATGGGCAACAAACACATCGTCCCCTACGCCCTCTACGCCGCCAAAGGCTACGTCTCCCCTGCCTTCGCCGAGCGCACCGGCTTCACCCAAGCCGACCTCGACCTGCTCTGGCAAGCGCTCCTACACATGTTCGAGCACGACCGCTCCGCCGCCCGCGGCGAAATGGTCGTCCGCGGCCTCTACGACTTCGAGCACGTCGGCACCCAGCACCCCAACAACGCCGAACAAAACAAACGCGAAGCTCGCCTCGGCTGCGCCCACGCCCACACCCTCTTCGAAGGCATCAAGGTAAACCTCAAAGACGGCAAAACCTTCCCCGAATCCTTCGCCGACTACCACGTCCAATGCACGTGGACTGCAGACAACCTGCCGCCAGGCATTGTCCTCCATCTCCGCCACGAAGGCCGCTCCATCGGCCCGCGCCGCCTATAA
- the cas4 gene encoding CRISPR-associated protein Cas4 — translation MPLSQPKTTDSSTASELIPLSALNHFTYCPRRAALILTEGLFEDNEFTLLGELAHQHTDLPGFEHRAGWKLLRALPLWSDRLSLVGKADLVEIQEHHGRITAARPIEYKSGKKSRWFNDRVQLCAQALCLEEMLGIPIPEGMIYHAKSHQRSLVSLDPTLRSDTLQAIDALKKMLDERRIPPAKIRPQCDGCSLRNICLPEAFHHPPQKLYTASPSTLPIHPY, via the coding sequence ATGCCCCTCTCACAGCCAAAAACCACAGACTCCAGCACAGCAAGCGAACTTATCCCCCTCTCTGCCCTCAACCACTTCACATATTGCCCCCGCCGCGCCGCCCTCATCCTCACAGAAGGCTTATTCGAAGACAATGAATTCACCCTCCTCGGCGAGCTCGCCCACCAACACACCGACCTCCCAGGCTTCGAACACCGCGCCGGCTGGAAACTCCTCCGCGCCCTCCCCCTCTGGTCCGATCGCCTCAGCCTCGTCGGCAAAGCCGACCTCGTCGAAATCCAAGAACACCACGGCCGCATCACCGCCGCCCGCCCCATCGAATACAAATCCGGCAAAAAATCTCGCTGGTTCAACGACCGCGTCCAACTCTGCGCCCAAGCCCTCTGCCTCGAAGAAATGCTCGGCATCCCCATCCCAGAAGGCATGATCTACCACGCCAAATCCCATCAACGCTCCCTCGTCTCCCTCGATCCCACCCTCCGCTCCGATACCCTCCAGGCCATTGATGCCCTCAAAAAAATGTTGGACGAACGCCGCATCCCACCAGCCAAAATCAGACCCCAATGCGACGGATGCTCCCTGCGAAACATCTGTCTTCCCGAAGCCTTTCACCACCCGCCTCAAAAATTATATACTGCCTCCCCCTCAACCTTGCCCATACACCCATATTAG
- a CDS encoding type II toxin-antitoxin system VapB family antitoxin yields the protein MKTTIEISSALFEQAKRLARKKNTTLRNLVETGLTLVLKAQQKEQIPRPPPLVTFKGGGLRPEFADASWERLRTAIYPESSP from the coding sequence ATGAAGACGACGATTGAGATCTCTTCTGCTCTCTTTGAACAAGCTAAACGCCTGGCTCGTAAAAAGAACACTACCCTCCGCAACCTTGTCGAAACAGGCCTTACGCTAGTCCTAAAGGCTCAACAAAAAGAGCAGATCCCTCGACCGCCTCCACTCGTTACCTTTAAGGGCGGAGGATTGCGCCCCGAATTTGCCGATGCAAGCTGGGAACGGCTTCGCACGGCAATCTATCCAGAATCCAGCCCATGA